From a single Planctellipticum variicoloris genomic region:
- a CDS encoding HAD family hydrolase → MNAAARPPVRGAIFDMDGTLIDSQLDFDAMRRDMGLPDRMPILEGLQATPPGPELDRRLRILRAHELRGVDCATIFPGVEETLAALREWGWPTGILTRNSRESTDAMLDRLGLRLDLILTRDDAPPKPDPRGLLDIAGQWKLPPAELVFCGDYLFDLQAGQRAGMQTILFWPGEPLPPFLHEADHLLRDFREAVGLFERLGGR, encoded by the coding sequence GTGAACGCCGCGGCCCGGCCGCCGGTGCGCGGCGCGATCTTCGACATGGACGGCACGCTGATCGATTCGCAGCTCGACTTCGACGCGATGCGCCGCGACATGGGCCTGCCGGATCGGATGCCGATCCTGGAGGGCCTGCAGGCGACTCCGCCTGGACCGGAGCTGGATCGCCGGCTGCGGATTCTCCGCGCACACGAGTTGCGCGGCGTCGACTGCGCGACGATCTTTCCCGGCGTCGAAGAGACGCTGGCGGCCTTGCGCGAATGGGGCTGGCCGACGGGCATTCTGACGCGGAACTCGCGCGAGTCGACCGACGCCATGCTCGACCGGCTCGGACTCCGGCTGGATCTTATCCTGACCAGGGACGACGCGCCCCCCAAACCCGACCCTAGGGGGCTGCTGGACATCGCCGGGCAATGGAAGCTCCCCCCGGCGGAACTGGTCTTCTGCGGCGACTACCTGTTCGACCTGCAGGCCGGGCAGCGGGCGGGAATGCAGACCATCCTGTTCTGGCCCGGCGAACCGCTGCCGCCGTTTCTGCACGAGGCCGATCATCTCCTGCGCGATTTCCGCGAGGCAGTCGGCCTGTTTGAACGCCTGGGCGGCCGGTAG
- a CDS encoding DUF1559 domain-containing protein, protein MSEPRTGRRIFWIEAIVVAVVVVVAAALILPAIQQAREAARRTQSRNNLKQLGLALDNYHDTHQVFPPGGTFDADGTPYQSWTVYLLPYMEATPVYSVIDTGRPWDDPVNFDLIVSGSFGGGYGYRDPSVPIEKTETGLRAIHYSPNQWLMYRNSSVRLNDIPDRGHTLLMADAFGSYAAYGDPINWRDATLSYRTAPLGFGHPFRTSGTHVLFADGHVEFVPESVSPEITAAYSGPESLKPTPRLTAQRSEPYRIPDRPFWRYFLGDRGRKSIMRFTVSPDRLRLVATFGAVPADRREDNRWRIDFAEFARDMPIEDAAVTGMLTADELRPFLNLPHLKRLDLQEAQIEGDVASVLSAASHVEVIGTP, encoded by the coding sequence ATGAGCGAACCCCGCACCGGCCGCCGCATCTTCTGGATCGAGGCCATCGTTGTGGCGGTGGTTGTGGTGGTAGCCGCGGCCCTGATCCTGCCGGCGATTCAGCAGGCCCGCGAAGCCGCTCGACGGACGCAGAGTCGAAATAATCTCAAGCAGCTTGGCCTGGCGCTGGACAACTACCACGACACTCACCAAGTCTTTCCACCCGGTGGAACGTTTGACGCCGATGGCACGCCATACCAGAGTTGGACGGTCTACCTGCTGCCTTACATGGAAGCCACTCCGGTCTACTCCGTGATCGATACCGGTCGGCCGTGGGATGATCCCGTCAACTTCGACTTGATTGTCAGCGGGAGTTTTGGAGGCGGCTACGGGTACCGCGATCCGTCGGTTCCGATCGAGAAGACCGAGACCGGCCTCAGAGCTATTCATTACTCTCCCAACCAGTGGCTGATGTACCGCAACAGTTCCGTGCGGCTCAACGACATTCCCGATCGCGGGCATACGCTCCTGATGGCAGACGCTTTCGGCAGTTATGCCGCATATGGCGATCCGATCAACTGGCGCGATGCCACACTGTCCTATCGGACTGCGCCGCTGGGGTTCGGACACCCCTTTCGGACGAGCGGAACGCACGTGTTATTTGCCGATGGACACGTTGAGTTTGTGCCGGAGTCCGTTTCACCGGAGATCACCGCCGCCTACTCCGGCCCCGAATCGTTGAAACCGACACCAAGGCTGACGGCTCAACGCAGCGAGCCGTACCGAATCCCTGATCGACCATTCTGGCGGTACTTCCTCGGCGACCGCGGACGGAAATCGATTATGAGATTTACGGTTTCGCCTGATCGATTGCGCCTGGTTGCCACGTTTGGAGCCGTGCCTGCCGACCGGCGCGAGGATAATCGCTGGAGGATTGACTTCGCCGAGTTCGCCCGCGACATGCCCATAGAGGACGCGGCGGTGACCGGAATGCTGACTGCCGACGAACTGCGGCCGTTCCTGAATCTCCCCCATCTCAAGAGGCTGGACCTGCAGGAGGCGCAGATTGAAGGGGACGTGGCTTCTGTACTCTCCGCCGCTTCTCACGTCGAGGTGATCGGCACGCCTTGA
- the pdxA gene encoding 4-hydroxythreonine-4-phosphate dehydrogenase PdxA, translating to MPLPRLALTLGDVAGIGPEIIVRAVTSGRLREFCTPLIVGHPDVVARAAKLLDTPLRLQLVASPAEPVSDGAIACWNPGADVVRDVPAGQIDGRAGKGAYDYLVAATRAALRSEIDAITTAPLNKAALHAGGVNFPGHTEILAAECGVAEFAMMLYLPPGPEVRSPHGLGVAHVTLHTSVRSVPGLLSESKIRETVELIDGFMKRIGCDQPRVGVCALNPHAGEDGLFGDEEATLIAPAVQAAVAQGIRAAGPFPADTLLRRAVLGEFDGVAAMYHDQGHIALKLIGFERAVNVTLGLPIVRTSPSHGTAFDIAWQGKASCDGLVEAARIAAALATTR from the coding sequence GTGCCACTGCCCCGCCTTGCTTTGACTCTGGGAGACGTTGCCGGGATCGGTCCCGAGATCATCGTTCGGGCCGTGACGTCCGGCCGCCTGCGCGAGTTCTGCACGCCGTTGATTGTCGGGCATCCGGATGTCGTCGCCCGCGCCGCGAAACTCCTCGATACGCCGTTGCGACTGCAACTCGTCGCCAGCCCTGCCGAACCGGTCTCTGACGGCGCCATCGCCTGCTGGAATCCCGGTGCGGACGTTGTCCGTGATGTGCCGGCCGGTCAGATCGACGGCCGCGCGGGGAAGGGGGCGTACGACTATCTCGTCGCCGCCACGCGGGCCGCGCTCCGCAGCGAGATCGACGCGATCACGACGGCCCCTCTCAACAAAGCCGCCCTCCATGCCGGCGGGGTGAATTTCCCCGGCCATACGGAGATCCTGGCGGCCGAGTGCGGCGTCGCCGAGTTTGCCATGATGCTCTATCTGCCGCCCGGTCCCGAAGTCCGCAGTCCGCATGGCCTGGGCGTCGCGCACGTGACCCTGCACACCTCGGTTCGCAGCGTGCCGGGGCTGCTGTCCGAATCGAAGATTCGCGAGACCGTCGAATTGATCGATGGTTTTATGAAGCGGATCGGCTGCGATCAACCACGGGTTGGCGTCTGCGCCCTCAACCCCCATGCCGGCGAAGACGGCCTCTTCGGCGACGAAGAAGCCACCCTGATTGCACCCGCAGTCCAGGCCGCCGTTGCTCAGGGTATCCGGGCGGCCGGGCCGTTTCCTGCCGATACGCTGCTCCGCCGGGCCGTGCTGGGGGAATTCGACGGCGTGGCGGCGATGTACCACGATCAGGGACATATCGCCCTCAAGCTGATTGGATTTGAGCGGGCGGTCAACGTCACGCTGGGACTGCCGATCGTCCGCACCAGCCCCAGCCACGGCACCGCCTTCGACATCGCCTGGCAGGGGAAGGCGAGTTGCGACGGACTGGTCGAAGCCGCCCGGATCGCGGCGGCCCTGGCGACGACACGGTAA
- a CDS encoding glycoside hydrolase family 32 protein yields the protein MTDLLRRIPMLCLLVAGTAIPCLSQDRADIVIADFEGTDYGGWVAAGEAFGTAPAKGTLPGQMPVANFQGKQLVNSFLKGDGSTGTLTSPPFTLERKFLNFLVGGGGYPDETCLQLLIDGKVVCTATGPNTNSGGSEALEWAAWDVAEFAGKPAVIKIVDARTGGWGHINVDHIVQSDRSRGVSPRTREMRIAQPYLQFPVRTGAPKRVLKIRNGDEVLREFEIELADGEPELWVFTDVAPWRGQTVTLECKLPEDSRALDAVHGSDVAIEGPELYRERLRPQFHFTSRRGWLNDPNGLVYFDGEYHLFYQHNPYGVNWGNMHWGHAVSPDLVHWKELGIGLYPKKFGDWAFSGSAVVDIANTSGWGKDGQPPLVLAYTSTGRGECIAWSNDKGRTWTEFDGNPVVKHTGRDPRLLWHAASRQWVMAVYTEAGPGLENRFIAFHTSPDLKNWTYRSRIAGFYECPDLVELPVIGGAPDERKWILYGADGQYLVGRFDGQTFEPESAKQRLWHGNFYAAQTFTNTPGGRCVQIGWGSGITFPGMPFNQQMVAPVELTLHRTGDHVALRAAPVAELATLRGQAQVVEVSAAKVGTWTAPVQPQDGFELVLRLIPARTGDTGLNVRGLPIRYSAEKQELTVAGKTASLPLDGETLDLRVLTDRGSVEVFAEDGRAAFSVLHVPPEKQAALELVLPQGASLKSLTAYDLKSAWGR from the coding sequence ATGACCGACCTGCTGCGACGCATTCCGATGCTGTGCCTCCTCGTCGCCGGAACCGCCATTCCATGCCTTTCCCAGGACCGCGCCGACATCGTCATCGCGGACTTTGAAGGCACTGACTATGGAGGCTGGGTCGCCGCGGGGGAGGCCTTCGGAACGGCGCCGGCCAAAGGGACACTCCCGGGCCAGATGCCGGTGGCCAACTTTCAGGGGAAACAACTCGTCAACAGCTTCCTCAAGGGAGATGGCTCAACGGGTACGCTGACCTCGCCGCCGTTCACACTCGAACGGAAATTTCTGAACTTCCTGGTGGGTGGCGGCGGCTACCCCGACGAAACCTGCCTGCAACTGCTGATCGACGGCAAGGTCGTCTGCACGGCGACGGGTCCGAACACCAACTCTGGCGGCAGCGAGGCCCTCGAATGGGCCGCGTGGGATGTCGCCGAGTTCGCCGGCAAACCGGCGGTGATCAAGATTGTCGACGCCCGCACCGGCGGCTGGGGCCACATCAACGTCGATCACATCGTGCAGAGCGACCGCAGCCGGGGGGTGTCGCCGCGGACCCGCGAAATGCGGATCGCTCAGCCCTACCTTCAGTTTCCGGTCAGAACCGGCGCCCCGAAGCGAGTGCTGAAAATTCGCAACGGAGACGAAGTCCTCCGCGAGTTTGAAATCGAGCTGGCCGACGGCGAGCCGGAACTTTGGGTCTTCACCGACGTCGCGCCCTGGCGCGGGCAGACCGTCACGCTGGAATGCAAACTGCCGGAGGACTCGCGCGCACTCGACGCCGTCCACGGCAGCGATGTGGCGATTGAAGGACCGGAACTCTATCGCGAAAGGCTCCGGCCGCAGTTTCACTTCACGTCCCGCCGGGGCTGGCTCAACGACCCGAACGGGCTGGTCTATTTCGACGGCGAGTACCACCTTTTCTATCAGCACAATCCATACGGCGTGAACTGGGGCAACATGCACTGGGGTCACGCCGTCAGCCCCGACCTCGTCCACTGGAAGGAACTGGGCATCGGCCTTTACCCGAAGAAGTTCGGCGACTGGGCCTTTTCCGGCAGCGCCGTGGTTGACATCGCCAACACCTCCGGCTGGGGCAAAGACGGCCAGCCCCCGCTGGTCCTGGCCTACACGAGCACCGGCCGCGGCGAGTGCATCGCCTGGAGCAATGACAAAGGTCGGACGTGGACCGAGTTCGATGGCAATCCGGTCGTCAAGCACACTGGTCGCGACCCGCGGCTGTTGTGGCACGCTGCCAGCCGACAATGGGTCATGGCCGTCTACACCGAGGCCGGGCCGGGGCTCGAGAACCGTTTCATCGCGTTCCATACTTCGCCCGATCTGAAGAACTGGACCTACCGCAGCCGGATTGCAGGCTTCTACGAATGCCCGGATCTCGTCGAACTGCCGGTGATCGGCGGCGCGCCGGACGAGCGGAAGTGGATTCTCTACGGAGCCGATGGGCAATATCTGGTGGGGCGATTCGACGGCCAGACATTCGAGCCGGAATCCGCGAAGCAGCGTTTGTGGCACGGAAATTTTTACGCGGCCCAGACCTTCACGAATACGCCGGGCGGCCGGTGCGTGCAAATCGGCTGGGGAAGCGGCATCACGTTTCCGGGAATGCCGTTCAATCAGCAGATGGTGGCGCCGGTTGAGCTGACGCTGCACCGCACCGGCGACCACGTCGCTCTGCGGGCCGCACCGGTTGCCGAACTGGCCACGCTCCGGGGGCAGGCTCAGGTCGTCGAAGTTTCTGCCGCGAAGGTCGGCACATGGACCGCACCGGTGCAGCCCCAGGACGGTTTCGAACTCGTGCTGAGACTGATTCCCGCCAGGACAGGCGACACCGGCCTCAATGTCCGGGGTCTACCGATTCGCTACTCCGCCGAAAAGCAGGAACTGACAGTCGCAGGGAAAACAGCCTCACTCCCGCTGGACGGCGAAACGCTCGACCTGCGAGTGCTGACGGATCGGGGTTCGGTCGAAGTCTTCGCAGAAGACGGCCGCGCGGCGTTTTCGGTACTCCATGTTCCGCCGGAAAAGCAGGCTGCCCTGGAGCTGGTTCTACCGCAAGGCGCGAGCCTGAAATCGCTGACCGCCTATGACTTGAAGTCGGCATGGGGCAGGTAG
- a CDS encoding histidine phosphatase family protein, giving the protein MRIGTLQKGPGGNVTRLFLARHGSTEANERLPFILQGSELDGDLTETGRKQAAALARGLAEFSFAAVYASPMRRARQTAEAVAEPRGLAVIPLPELRECSVGRWEGLSWEEIKTRDAEGHRNFFADPVNNPHPGGESYSDVLHRAKPAIERLLVEHAGQNILVVAHNMVNRVFLAEHVGIDLKHARKLRQTNCCINLLQRIEGAIELITLNSVLHLEYL; this is encoded by the coding sequence GTGAGAATTGGTACGCTCCAGAAAGGCCCCGGCGGCAACGTGACCCGCCTGTTCCTGGCCCGCCACGGTTCCACCGAAGCCAACGAACGCCTGCCGTTCATCCTGCAGGGAAGCGAGCTCGACGGCGACCTGACCGAAACCGGCCGCAAGCAGGCGGCCGCGCTCGCGCGGGGCCTGGCCGAGTTCAGTTTCGCCGCCGTCTATGCCAGCCCCATGCGTCGCGCCCGGCAGACGGCGGAGGCGGTTGCCGAGCCCCGCGGTCTGGCCGTGATCCCCCTCCCCGAACTGCGGGAATGCAGCGTTGGTCGCTGGGAAGGTCTGTCGTGGGAAGAGATTAAAACCCGCGACGCGGAAGGACATCGCAACTTCTTCGCTGATCCGGTCAACAACCCGCATCCGGGGGGCGAGTCCTACAGCGACGTGCTCCACCGGGCCAAACCGGCGATCGAACGACTCCTCGTCGAGCACGCCGGCCAGAACATTCTGGTGGTCGCTCACAACATGGTGAACCGTGTCTTCCTGGCGGAGCACGTCGGCATTGATCTCAAGCACGCCCGCAAGCTGCGGCAGACGAACTGCTGCATCAACCTGCTGCAGCGCATCGAAGGGGCGATTGAACTGATTACGCTGAACTCCGTGCTGCATCTGGAGTACCTGTGA
- a CDS encoding DUF1501 domain-containing protein yields MLTLQGRPDSPNAFCDGVSRRSALKIGTLAALGTAGGWSLPDILRAESQSGRKSPKSVIMIYLVGGPPHQDMFDLKPDAPREIAGPWRPIATNVPGLEICEAFPRLAGMADKLTVIRSLVGNQAGHDAIQVFNGHHPQKAKPSGGWPQFGSMVSKVQGALTPTAPPFVSLCYKCTHGPYNEPGPGFLGSPHSPFRPLGPTRDDMILNGVTLDRLADRHSLLKSFDSFRRDVDTTTAMAGMDAFTEQAMGLLTSSRLAEALDISQEDPRTIERYGTGNPKVFIDGNGAPRVPQSLLLARRLIEAGVRVVTLNYSKWDWHGGSYNTIFKREEEDFPIFDQCVSALIEDLHVRGLAEDCAIVVWGEFGRTPKISAQVGRDHWPQVNCALMAGGGMTHGQVIGATDRIAGEAVARPVTFGEVYATLFRHLGIDARTTITDLNGRPQYLVEDDAPVMPELV; encoded by the coding sequence ATGCTGACTCTGCAGGGACGACCGGACTCGCCAAATGCCTTCTGCGACGGAGTCAGTCGCCGCAGCGCCCTCAAGATCGGCACGCTCGCCGCGCTGGGCACCGCCGGCGGCTGGTCTCTCCCCGACATCCTGCGGGCCGAATCGCAGTCGGGGCGTAAGTCCCCCAAGTCAGTCATCATGATCTACCTGGTCGGCGGACCGCCGCATCAGGACATGTTCGATCTGAAGCCGGACGCCCCCCGCGAAATCGCCGGGCCGTGGCGTCCGATCGCCACCAACGTCCCCGGCCTGGAAATCTGCGAAGCGTTTCCCCGTTTGGCGGGCATGGCGGACAAGCTGACGGTCATCCGCTCACTCGTCGGCAACCAGGCCGGCCACGACGCCATCCAGGTTTTTAACGGCCACCATCCGCAGAAGGCCAAACCGTCCGGCGGCTGGCCCCAGTTCGGCTCGATGGTTTCCAAAGTCCAGGGAGCCTTGACGCCGACCGCTCCCCCGTTCGTGAGCCTCTGCTACAAATGCACTCACGGTCCCTACAACGAGCCCGGCCCCGGCTTCCTCGGCTCGCCCCATTCGCCGTTCCGCCCGCTCGGACCGACGCGGGACGACATGATCCTCAACGGCGTGACGCTCGACCGGCTCGCCGACCGCCACTCGCTGCTGAAGAGCTTCGACTCGTTCCGCCGCGACGTCGATACAACGACGGCGATGGCCGGCATGGATGCCTTCACCGAACAGGCGATGGGGCTGCTGACCTCGTCGCGGCTGGCCGAAGCGCTGGACATTTCTCAAGAAGATCCGCGGACCATCGAGCGGTACGGCACCGGCAATCCGAAAGTTTTCATCGACGGCAACGGCGCTCCGCGGGTGCCGCAGAGCCTGTTGCTGGCCCGCCGGCTCATTGAAGCGGGCGTCCGCGTCGTCACGCTGAACTACAGCAAGTGGGACTGGCACGGCGGCTCTTACAACACCATCTTCAAACGCGAGGAAGAAGATTTCCCGATCTTCGACCAGTGCGTGAGCGCGCTGATCGAAGACCTGCACGTCCGCGGCCTCGCCGAGGACTGCGCGATCGTCGTCTGGGGCGAATTCGGCCGGACGCCGAAGATCAGCGCCCAGGTCGGTCGCGATCACTGGCCGCAGGTGAATTGCGCGCTGATGGCCGGTGGCGGCATGACGCATGGTCAGGTGATCGGAGCGACCGACCGGATCGCGGGCGAAGCCGTCGCCCGGCCGGTGACGTTCGGCGAAGTCTACGCGACGCTGTTCCGCCACCTGGGAATCGACGCCCGAACGACGATCACCGACCTCAACGGCCGCCCGCAATATCTGGTCGAAGACGACGCGCCGGTGATGCCGGAGCTGGTGTGA
- a CDS encoding PVC-type heme-binding CxxCH protein, whose translation MRSRFRMAAGLLTLLSLSQVTFAQAPAKLRPGELPTDAQGKSLNFDFETGSLKDWTAEGDAFEKQPVRGDTVARRRGDMKSNHAGEYWVGTYEINGDAPQGTLTSVSFVVRQPWASFLIAGGSEPTTCVEIVQKDGSKLVARASGMNTEDLRPVAVDLTKYVGKEILVRLVDKHSGGWGHINFDDFRFHAEKPNYPQPEAPLQADVFAHSGLSPEEAAKAMTVPEGFSVSLFAGEPDVQQPIAMALDDRGRLWVAEAYSYPIRVPDDQARDRILIFEDVNGDGKFDSRKVFADKLNLVSGLAVGFGGVWVGAAPNFLFIPDKNGDDKPDGPPVVLLDGWGYHDTHETLNAFIWGPDGWLYGCHGVFTHSRIGKPGTPDDQRVPLNAGIWRYHPTRHVFEVFASGTSNPWGVDFNDRGDAFLTACVIPHLFHIIEGARYQRQAGPHFNPYTYDDIKTIAVHRHYLGATPHSGNGKSDSAGGGHAHAGAMIYLGGAWPAEYRDQIFMNNIHGARLNMDLLSPKGSGYEGNRAPDFLLANDVWSQILYFTYGPDGNVYTIDWYDRNQCHHGNVPGHDRSNGRIFKVSYKGTKPVAVDLKSLSDRELVELQLNPNDWYVRHARRILQERGGNPEVYAGLQKIAFEHADDTRRLRGLWALSVTGGLNDALLTRALQDRSPYVRAWAIRLATEQGAPSAPLISRFAQLAASDPAPQVRLALASAAQRLNIEQRLPMVTALTAHAEDAGDHNLPLMNWYALEPIASQRPDLAVGLLKTIRIPVVKGYLVRRLTQLGEDQWLNAVLKDAFAASQPVDEQIRLLQEVQEGLKGRRQVPLPPAWGGLYASLRKSDNSEVLSLAASLALTFGDPHAVEERRKVLVDASAPVSVRIAALEALVRINAPGLAPMLQGLLKDPALLVPALRALAAYDDPTSATAILGAYGALPGAAKRDALNTLASRPAYALALMDALEKKQIASIELTADVVRQLRNLKHPGLDKKLNDLWGTVRDTPEDKAKEIARLTKLLTGKPKADHVPELAQGRAVYAKICQQCHTLFATGGKVGPDLTGSNRANLDYVLANLVDPSALIGKDYQAHVITTEAGRVLTGLIRAEDARSVTLATANEVVVVPKDEIDERIVSPKSMMPDDILRPLTEKDLRSLVAYLASPVQTPLLATADTLPLFFNGKDLTGWVGNPELWSVENGEIVGKSQGLKINEFLKSDLLLGDFRLTLQVKLVKNEGNSGIQFRSQVLDNGDVKGYQADAGAGWWGKLYEEHGRAILWDKSGEAHVRSGEWNEYVIQATGNRIQTWINGQPCVDLDDAPGAKRGITAFQLHSGGPSEVRFKDLRLELK comes from the coding sequence ATGCGTTCGCGCTTCCGCATGGCTGCTGGTTTGCTGACTCTGTTGTCTCTGTCGCAGGTGACGTTCGCTCAAGCCCCCGCCAAGCTCCGGCCCGGCGAACTGCCGACCGATGCTCAGGGAAAGTCGCTCAACTTCGACTTCGAAACCGGTTCGCTCAAGGACTGGACCGCCGAAGGGGATGCCTTCGAGAAGCAACCCGTGCGCGGCGATACCGTCGCCCGCCGTCGCGGAGATATGAAAAGCAATCACGCGGGCGAGTACTGGGTTGGCACATACGAAATCAACGGCGACGCCCCGCAGGGGACCCTGACCTCTGTTTCATTTGTGGTCCGCCAGCCGTGGGCCAGCTTTCTGATCGCCGGCGGCAGCGAGCCGACCACCTGCGTGGAAATTGTCCAGAAAGACGGGAGCAAGCTGGTCGCCCGGGCGTCCGGAATGAATACGGAAGATCTCCGCCCGGTTGCAGTCGACCTGACGAAATACGTCGGGAAAGAGATCCTTGTTCGACTGGTCGACAAGCACAGCGGCGGCTGGGGGCACATCAACTTCGACGACTTTCGCTTTCATGCGGAAAAACCGAACTACCCCCAGCCCGAAGCCCCCCTGCAGGCGGACGTCTTCGCCCACTCCGGTTTGAGTCCGGAAGAAGCGGCGAAAGCGATGACCGTTCCCGAAGGCTTTTCGGTCAGCCTGTTCGCCGGGGAGCCCGACGTGCAGCAGCCGATCGCGATGGCCCTCGACGATCGCGGCCGGCTGTGGGTCGCGGAAGCCTACTCCTACCCGATCCGGGTGCCGGACGATCAGGCCCGCGACCGGATTCTGATTTTCGAAGACGTCAATGGCGACGGGAAGTTTGACTCCCGCAAGGTCTTCGCCGACAAGCTCAACCTCGTGAGCGGGCTGGCGGTCGGCTTTGGCGGCGTGTGGGTCGGTGCGGCCCCGAATTTCCTGTTCATTCCCGACAAGAACGGCGACGACAAACCGGACGGGCCGCCAGTGGTGCTGCTCGACGGGTGGGGCTACCACGACACGCACGAAACGTTGAACGCCTTCATCTGGGGGCCGGACGGCTGGCTCTATGGTTGCCACGGCGTCTTCACGCACTCGCGCATCGGCAAGCCGGGGACGCCGGACGACCAGCGCGTGCCGCTCAATGCCGGGATCTGGCGGTACCACCCGACGCGGCACGTCTTCGAGGTCTTTGCGTCCGGGACCAGTAATCCTTGGGGCGTTGATTTCAACGACCGGGGCGACGCATTCCTGACGGCGTGCGTCATTCCGCATCTGTTTCACATTATCGAAGGGGCCCGCTATCAGCGGCAGGCGGGACCGCACTTCAATCCCTACACCTACGACGACATCAAAACGATCGCCGTCCACCGGCACTACCTGGGCGCCACGCCGCACAGCGGCAACGGCAAGTCCGACAGTGCCGGCGGCGGGCACGCGCACGCCGGGGCGATGATCTATCTCGGCGGCGCCTGGCCGGCGGAGTACCGCGATCAGATCTTCATGAACAACATTCACGGCGCCCGGCTCAACATGGATCTGCTCAGCCCCAAGGGTTCGGGCTACGAGGGGAATCGCGCTCCGGACTTCCTGCTCGCCAACGACGTCTGGTCACAGATCCTGTACTTCACCTACGGTCCCGATGGCAACGTCTACACGATCGACTGGTACGACCGCAATCAGTGCCATCACGGCAATGTCCCCGGCCACGACCGCAGCAACGGCCGGATCTTTAAGGTCAGTTACAAAGGGACGAAGCCGGTCGCGGTCGATCTGAAGTCGTTGAGCGATCGCGAACTGGTGGAACTGCAACTGAATCCCAACGACTGGTACGTCCGGCATGCCCGACGGATTTTGCAGGAACGGGGGGGCAATCCAGAGGTCTACGCCGGCTTGCAGAAGATCGCCTTCGAACATGCGGATGACACCCGGCGGCTGCGCGGGCTCTGGGCGCTCTCCGTCACTGGCGGTCTCAATGACGCATTGTTGACCCGGGCGCTGCAGGACAGAAGCCCGTACGTGCGGGCGTGGGCAATCCGACTGGCGACCGAGCAGGGGGCGCCCTCGGCTCCGTTGATTTCGCGGTTCGCACAACTGGCTGCCTCCGACCCTGCTCCGCAGGTCCGGCTGGCGCTGGCCAGCGCCGCCCAGCGGCTGAACATCGAGCAACGACTGCCAATGGTGACGGCGCTGACCGCCCACGCCGAAGACGCGGGCGATCACAATCTGCCGCTGATGAACTGGTATGCCCTCGAACCGATCGCCAGCCAGCGCCCGGACCTGGCCGTCGGGCTGCTGAAGACGATCCGGATTCCAGTCGTGAAGGGTTACCTCGTACGTCGGCTGACTCAGCTTGGCGAAGATCAGTGGCTGAACGCCGTGTTGAAAGACGCCTTTGCTGCCAGTCAGCCAGTCGACGAGCAGATCCGCCTGCTGCAGGAAGTGCAGGAAGGCCTCAAAGGCCGGCGTCAGGTTCCATTGCCGCCAGCGTGGGGCGGCCTCTACGCATCGCTTCGCAAGTCCGACAACAGCGAAGTCCTGAGTCTGGCGGCCTCGTTGGCGCTGACATTCGGCGATCCGCACGCCGTTGAGGAACGGCGGAAAGTCCTTGTGGATGCTTCCGCCCCGGTCAGCGTTCGCATTGCGGCGCTGGAGGCGCTGGTCCGAATCAACGCGCCGGGACTGGCCCCCATGTTGCAGGGACTCCTCAAGGATCCGGCCCTGCTGGTCCCCGCCCTGCGGGCGCTGGCCGCCTACGACGATCCGACCTCGGCGACCGCAATCCTGGGGGCATATGGAGCGTTACCCGGCGCCGCAAAGCGGGATGCTCTCAATACGCTGGCCTCGCGCCCGGCCTATGCGCTGGCCCTGATGGACGCCCTGGAGAAAAAGCAGATCGCGTCGATTGAACTGACCGCCGACGTGGTCCGGCAGCTTCGCAATCTGAAGCATCCAGGGCTCGACAAGAAACTCAACGACCTGTGGGGGACGGTCCGCGATACGCCGGAGGACAAGGCGAAGGAGATTGCCCGGTTGACGAAGCTGCTGACCGGCAAGCCGAAGGCGGACCATGTGCCGGAGCTGGCCCAGGGCCGGGCGGTGTACGCCAAGATCTGTCAGCAGTGCCACACGCTGTTCGCAACCGGGGGCAAGGTTGGACCGGATCTGACTGGATCGAACCGGGCGAACCTGGATTACGTCCTCGCGAACTTGGTGGATCCCAGTGCCCTGATCGGCAAGGACTATCAGGCTCACGTCATCACGACCGAAGCCGGTCGTGTCCTGACGGGTCTGATTCGGGCCGAGGACGCCCGTTCGGTGACGCTGGCCACCGCGAACGAAGTCGTGGTCGTTCCCAAGGACGAGATCGACGAGCGGATCGTCAGTCCGAAGTCGATGATGCCGGACGACATTCTCCGGCCGCTGACGGAAAAGGATCTCCGGTCGCTGGTGGCCTACCTGGCCAGCCCGGTGCAGACGCCGCTGCTGGCGACTGCCGACACTCTGCCGCTGTTCTTCAATGGCAAAGATCTGACCGGCTGGGTTGGCAATCCGGAGCTGTGGAGCGTGGAGAACGGTGAGATCGTCGGCAAGTCCCAGGGACTGAAGATCAACGAGTTTCTCAAGAGCGACCTGCTGCTGGGCGATTTCCGCCTGACACTGCAGGTGAAGCTCGTGAAGAACGAGGGGAACAGTGGTATCCAGTTCCGCAGCCAGGTTCTCGACAACGGCGACGTGAAGGGCTATCAGGCCGACGCCGGTGCGGGCTGGTGGGGCAAGCTCTACGAAGAGCACGGCCGGGCGATCCTGTGGGACAAGTCGGGCGAGGCTCACGTCCGTTCCGGCGAGTGGAACGAGTACGTAATCCAGGCGACCGGCAATCGGATCCAGACCTGGATCAACGGCCAGCCCTGCGTCGACCTGGACGACGCCCCCGGCGCAAAACGGGGAATCACCGCCTTCCAACTCCACTCCGGCGGCCCGTCGGAAGTCCGCTTCAAGGACCTTCGACTGGAGCTGAAATGA